A single window of Candidatus Rhabdochlamydia oedothoracis DNA harbors:
- a CDS encoding autotransporter assembly complex protein TamA produces the protein MEFEGIQDIRLLKAVKSASQLCSQKRRSPNSIHALSYRAEEDVPSILNVMHSYGYYEAKVDIQIHSSLDRNLVSILIYPGARYRLKTFDIHLDTDIEDTCAFMRLNHLGIELNKPIHTRDVLNAELKTLRLLAEHGFPLAEISSREIVADGSTKEVTVDLYIKTGQLALFGPLNNTGAPGVKSRFFRNKVAWREGDIYDSRLVEKTQSKLIDSELFSSVLVRYKGKIEADGSLPMQIDTSEAKHRTINMGLSYQTVFGPGVTFGWENRNIARMGRRLSLQGDLTHMIQTGIAKYWHPDFYKVGQDFISQAEVERDSLYAYSSRSYNAQARMERKFNEHVSFSYGIRPELLYVSESIENRKFWLLEFLLYLRYTTTNSLLNPTKGITLEYVAVPTFNMKDTNEKYLYQQISESTYWPLDKKNKVVFAQKIKVGSILSHNLSEVPVPKRVLGGTDEDLRGYRYRTVSPLKDRKPIGGRAAIYLNFELRFQITKSIGLVPFLDLGNVQTFEHLSLHGKWFKSIGLGFRYFTFVGPFRLDVAFPLDRRKHIDSVYKILVSIGQTF, from the coding sequence GTGGAATTTGAAGGAATACAAGACATTCGTCTTTTAAAAGCGGTGAAATCCGCTTCTCAACTCTGCTCGCAAAAAAGACGCTCTCCTAATTCCATTCATGCCCTGAGCTACCGCGCAGAAGAAGATGTTCCTTCCATCCTGAATGTTATGCATTCCTATGGATATTATGAAGCAAAAGTAGACATTCAAATTCATTCTTCTCTGGATCGTAATTTGGTTTCTATACTTATCTACCCCGGTGCCAGATATCGATTAAAAACCTTTGATATTCATTTGGACACAGATATAGAAGACACTTGTGCTTTTATGCGATTAAATCATCTAGGAATTGAACTGAATAAACCTATACACACGCGTGATGTGTTAAATGCTGAATTAAAAACCCTTAGATTGTTAGCAGAGCATGGATTTCCCCTAGCTGAAATCAGCAGCAGAGAAATTGTCGCTGACGGTAGTACAAAAGAAGTAACCGTTGATTTATACATTAAAACGGGGCAATTGGCTCTATTTGGACCTCTTAATAATACAGGTGCACCTGGTGTGAAATCCCGATTTTTTCGCAATAAAGTGGCCTGGAGAGAAGGAGATATCTATGACAGCCGTTTAGTGGAAAAAACACAAAGTAAGTTGATTGATTCTGAATTGTTTAGTTCCGTATTAGTCAGGTACAAAGGAAAAATTGAGGCAGATGGTTCGCTTCCTATGCAAATCGATACAAGCGAAGCGAAACATCGCACAATCAACATGGGATTAAGCTATCAAACAGTATTTGGCCCTGGCGTTACTTTTGGATGGGAAAATCGCAACATCGCTCGCATGGGAAGACGTTTAAGCCTGCAAGGAGATCTTACCCATATGATCCAAACGGGGATAGCTAAATACTGGCATCCTGATTTTTATAAAGTAGGCCAAGATTTTATCTCACAAGCAGAAGTAGAACGGGATTCGTTATATGCTTACTCCTCTAGATCCTATAATGCACAAGCAAGAATGGAAAGAAAATTTAATGAGCATGTAAGCTTTTCTTATGGAATTCGTCCAGAACTGCTTTATGTATCAGAAAGCATAGAAAATAGAAAGTTTTGGCTATTGGAATTTCTTTTGTATTTAAGGTATACTACAACTAATTCTTTATTAAATCCCACAAAAGGAATCACCTTAGAATATGTTGCAGTTCCTACATTTAACATGAAAGACACAAATGAAAAATATTTGTACCAACAGATTAGCGAAAGCACTTATTGGCCACTAGATAAAAAAAATAAAGTAGTTTTTGCACAAAAAATAAAAGTTGGCTCGATCTTAAGCCATAATCTATCTGAGGTTCCTGTGCCTAAAAGGGTTTTGGGTGGAACAGATGAAGATTTAAGAGGATACCGCTACCGCACTGTTAGTCCTCTTAAAGACAGAAAACCCATCGGTGGTAGAGCTGCTATTTATTTGAACTTTGAACTTCGTTTTCAAATCACTAAATCCATTGGATTAGTCCCCTTTTTAGATTTAGGTAATGTACAAACCTTTGAACACTTGAGCTTGCACGGAAAATGGTTTAAATCTATTGGACTTGGATTTCGCTATTTTACTTTTGTAGGCCCCTTTCGTTTAGATGTGGCTTTTCCTTTAGATCGCCGAAAACACATAGATTCTGTATATAAGATCTTAGTAAGTATTGGTCAAACATTTTAG
- the hemL gene encoding glutamate-1-semialdehyde 2,1-aminomutase encodes MVLMRPHTKKIYTELCLVTPGGVNSPVRSFQAVDLVPLIVQKGSSDQIWDIDGHSWVDFCMSWGALILGHAPANIVSVATKQIACGSSFGITNIYENQLATEIINCMPSIQKIRFVSSGTESVMSAIRLARGYTGRNKIIKFNGHYHGHSDALLVQAGSGVLHMPSSSSLGVPNEVISHTISLPFNDIKTARCFLQKTADIAAVIIEPIAANMGLIPAKEEFLLMLREETQKKQIVLIFDEVVTGFRIGLNGAQDYYGIKPDLTCLGKIIGGGFPAAAFGGKKEIMDCLSPLGLVYQAGTLSGNPVAMCAGLETLLTLKQPQIYSHLETLTNDFLRPIKDLIIKKSLPITLHHLGSMFSFFFGITQVENQEDLKNLNTDRFKDFFQYLFHRGIYLSPSAYEVNFLSLGHSQKNLKKTQEVILEYLKKF; translated from the coding sequence ATGGTACTCATGCGACCTCATACGAAAAAAATCTATACAGAGCTCTGTCTGGTTACACCAGGCGGCGTAAATTCTCCCGTTCGTTCTTTTCAAGCAGTAGATCTAGTCCCTTTAATTGTTCAAAAGGGAAGCTCTGATCAAATCTGGGATATCGATGGTCATAGCTGGGTTGACTTTTGCATGAGCTGGGGAGCTCTTATTTTAGGCCATGCACCAGCTAATATTGTCTCGGTTGCAACCAAGCAAATCGCTTGTGGATCTAGTTTTGGCATAACAAACATTTATGAAAACCAATTAGCCACAGAGATTATAAATTGTATGCCATCTATCCAGAAAATACGTTTTGTCTCGTCTGGAACAGAATCTGTCATGAGTGCGATTCGTTTAGCAAGAGGCTATACAGGCCGAAATAAAATCATTAAATTTAACGGTCATTATCATGGCCATAGCGATGCATTGCTTGTCCAAGCTGGATCAGGTGTTCTACACATGCCCTCCTCCTCTTCTTTAGGTGTTCCTAATGAAGTCATTTCTCATACCATTTCTCTTCCTTTTAACGATATAAAGACCGCTCGTTGTTTTCTGCAAAAAACTGCAGATATTGCTGCTGTGATCATTGAACCCATAGCGGCTAATATGGGACTTATCCCTGCTAAAGAAGAATTTCTTCTTATGCTAAGAGAAGAAACTCAAAAAAAACAAATCGTACTAATTTTTGATGAAGTAGTCACTGGATTTCGCATAGGGCTCAATGGAGCTCAAGACTATTACGGAATTAAACCAGATCTTACCTGTTTAGGAAAAATCATAGGAGGCGGTTTTCCCGCTGCTGCCTTTGGAGGAAAAAAAGAGATTATGGATTGCTTAAGCCCGCTTGGCTTAGTGTATCAAGCAGGAACTCTTTCAGGTAACCCTGTTGCTATGTGTGCTGGCTTAGAAACGCTGCTTACCTTAAAACAACCTCAAATCTATTCTCATCTTGAAACATTGACAAACGATTTTTTAAGACCTATTAAAGATCTAATCATTAAAAAAAGTTTACCTATTACTCTGCACCATTTAGGTTCGATGTTTAGCTTTTTTTTTGGGATAACCCAAGTAGAAAACCAAGAAGACCTAAAAAACTTAAATACAGATAGATTCAAAGATTTTTTTCAATATCTGTTTCACCGTGGGATCTATTTATCTCCCTCTGCCTATGAGGTGAATTTCTTATCGCTTGGTCACAGCCAAAAAAATCTAAAGAAAACACAAGAAGTAATTTTAGAATATTTAAAAAAATTCTAA
- a CDS encoding NfeD family protein, which translates to MLISLFTILGLIFIFFEFFLIGAVFAILGSLFIMLSLVLFFLSNPIILSLTYLAVTILAIIGTCKGALWWIQSSKRRGEFYLKDDQEGYSASFFDQNLVDKEGVAITELKTAGHVLIEQKRYQAVSEGGFITKDASIIVVGGRGAYLIVKEITNG; encoded by the coding sequence ATGTTGATTAGCTTATTTACGATATTGGGACTGATTTTCATTTTCTTCGAATTTTTCCTAATTGGTGCTGTATTTGCCATATTGGGTTCTTTGTTTATTATGCTAAGTCTGGTTTTGTTTTTTCTAAGCAATCCCATTATTTTATCTCTTACCTATTTAGCGGTAACTATTCTTGCTATCATAGGAACATGCAAAGGCGCTCTTTGGTGGATCCAAAGCTCTAAGAGACGAGGAGAGTTTTATTTAAAAGATGATCAGGAAGGGTATAGCGCTTCTTTTTTTGATCAAAATTTAGTGGATAAAGAAGGTGTGGCTATCACTGAATTAAAAACAGCGGGCCATGTATTGATTGAACAAAAACGCTATCAAGCTGTATCAGAGGGTGGATTTATTACAAAAGATGCCTCTATTATCGTTGTAGGTGGAAGAGGTGCATATTTAATTGTAAAGGAGATAACTAATGGATAG
- the floA gene encoding flotillin-like protein FloA (flotillin-like protein involved in membrane lipid rafts) codes for MDSFDLGGFLLVFCLGIGIVGLIVFFMIFRYVGLWFQAFVSGAPISLFNIVGMSLRKIPLRIMVSARITSYKAGLKSITVSDLETHYLAGGNVFNIVRAMIAADKANIPLTWRQATAIDLAGRDLLEAVKTSVNPKVIDCPEREHGEYITAVAKDGIQLKCRARVTVRTNILQLVGGATEETIIARVGEGIVSAIGEAPTHADVLGSPQRISRLVLDRGLDAQTAFEILSIDIADISVGENIGAILRTDTAKADTKIAQAEAEKRRAMAVAMEGEMRVKLVEAEAQIPMAIAHAFREGRLGVMDYYRLNNMQADTLMRKSLAKEEI; via the coding sequence ATGGATAGTTTTGATTTAGGTGGATTTCTACTTGTTTTCTGTCTGGGAATAGGTATTGTTGGATTGATTGTTTTTTTTATGATCTTCCGCTATGTAGGGTTGTGGTTTCAGGCTTTTGTATCAGGAGCTCCTATTTCTTTATTTAACATTGTTGGAATGAGTTTACGCAAAATCCCTTTACGCATCATGGTAAGTGCTCGCATTACTTCTTATAAAGCTGGATTAAAATCGATTACCGTCTCCGATCTAGAAACCCATTATTTAGCTGGTGGTAACGTATTTAATATCGTTAGAGCCATGATTGCAGCTGATAAAGCAAACATTCCTTTAACCTGGAGACAAGCAACAGCTATTGATTTAGCGGGAAGGGATTTATTAGAAGCGGTAAAGACCTCGGTTAATCCCAAAGTAATCGATTGTCCAGAGCGTGAGCATGGAGAATATATCACAGCTGTTGCTAAAGATGGAATCCAGTTAAAATGTAGAGCGCGAGTTACAGTGCGTACCAATATTCTGCAACTGGTTGGTGGAGCTACAGAGGAAACAATTATTGCCAGAGTAGGAGAGGGGATTGTAAGCGCAATTGGTGAAGCGCCCACGCATGCAGATGTTCTAGGCTCACCTCAACGCATATCCCGTCTTGTACTAGACCGAGGATTGGATGCACAGACCGCTTTTGAGATTTTATCCATTGACATTGCAGACATTAGCGTGGGAGAAAATATCGGTGCTATTTTGCGTACAGATACAGCAAAAGCAGATACAAAGATTGCACAAGCAGAAGCGGAAAAACGTCGCGCTATGGCAGTTGCTATGGAAGGCGAAATGAGGGTTAAATTAGTAGAAGCAGAAGCTCAGATCCCAATGGCCATTGCTCACGCATTTCGCGAAGGGCGTTTAGGGGTTATGGATTATTATCGGTTGAATAATATGCAGGCAGATACGCTGATGCGTAAATCTTTAGCTAAAGAGGAGATTTGA
- a CDS encoding flagellar biosynthetic protein FliO, whose protein sequence is MLCSIKYLFIVFSVSSASLFAQMENTPSQDDLPYSISKELMPFPDSTSFTRMWITIAAALVLLFVTLWLLRRFKTGHFKKMGESSSAFAILERKTLSPKTMLYIVEINNKRLLISESQVEVRTLASEDMSSLEKN, encoded by the coding sequence ATGCTTTGCTCGATCAAATATCTATTCATTGTGTTTAGTGTATCTAGTGCTTCTCTTTTTGCTCAAATGGAAAATACACCTTCTCAGGACGATCTCCCCTACTCTATTTCTAAAGAGTTAATGCCCTTCCCAGATAGCACTTCATTTACGCGAATGTGGATTACCATTGCTGCAGCGCTTGTATTGCTTTTTGTGACTTTATGGCTACTGCGACGTTTTAAAACAGGACATTTTAAAAAAATGGGAGAAAGCTCTTCTGCATTTGCTATTTTAGAAAGAAAAACATTGAGCCCAAAAACCATGCTTTACATAGTAGAGATAAACAATAAGCGCTTGCTTATCTCTGAATCACAAGTAGAAGTGAGAACTTTAGCAAGTGAAGATATGAGTAGCTTAGAAAAAAATTAG
- a CDS encoding HAD-IIB family hydrolase — MTEHCGWLALDIDGTLTNQTHIVPKEVACYLKELHAKGWKVFIITGRTLSFASLALNLLDFPFYLAVQNGADVLYTPNRELVIRHYLSPNIIPILEALCSKCAEDFLVYAGWEKGDFCYYRPHLFSQKIQTHVDMMKQLSLEPWQAVKSFSFADHLRFPLIKCLGTKKEMSLVYDSLKNDKHVSITLIRDPLAEGVYLNLITHPEATKGNALKNVIQQTGKAGKVIAAGDDLNDTSMLERADVKIVMHSAPLEMHDLADIIAKPSYQYGIIEALQKALSELHP, encoded by the coding sequence ATGACAGAGCATTGTGGTTGGTTAGCGCTAGATATTGATGGAACTCTAACCAATCAAACACACATTGTGCCAAAAGAAGTGGCTTGTTACTTAAAAGAGCTGCATGCTAAAGGATGGAAAGTATTTATTATCACAGGACGCACACTATCCTTTGCTTCTCTAGCATTAAATCTCTTGGACTTTCCTTTTTATTTAGCGGTTCAAAATGGAGCAGATGTTCTTTATACCCCTAATCGAGAATTGGTTATTCGTCATTATTTAAGCCCTAATATTATTCCTATTTTAGAAGCTTTGTGTTCTAAATGTGCGGAAGATTTTCTTGTTTATGCAGGCTGGGAAAAAGGAGATTTTTGTTATTACCGGCCTCATCTATTTTCTCAGAAAATCCAAACCCATGTAGATATGATGAAACAACTTTCTTTAGAGCCTTGGCAAGCTGTTAAGAGCTTTTCTTTTGCTGATCATTTACGTTTTCCTTTAATTAAATGTTTGGGAACTAAAAAAGAAATGTCTCTTGTATACGATAGTCTAAAAAATGATAAACACGTATCTATTACTTTGATCCGCGATCCTCTTGCTGAAGGTGTGTATTTAAATTTAATCACACATCCAGAAGCGACAAAAGGAAATGCTTTAAAGAATGTAATACAACAAACAGGCAAAGCAGGAAAGGTGATTGCAGCAGGAGATGACTTAAATGATACAAGCATGCTAGAAAGAGCCGATGTCAAGATTGTCATGCACTCAGCGCCTTTAGAAATGCATGATTTGGCAGACATTATTGCCAAACCTTCTTATCAATATGGAATTATTGAAGCTCTGCAAAAAGCGCTTAGCGAACTGCACCCATAG
- a CDS encoding enoyl-[acyl-carrier-protein] reductase, with amino-acid sequence MLPINLKGKKAFIAGIGDDQGFGWAIAKALAEAGAEIIIGTWTPLLKIFNSAWNAGKFDASRMLSDGSLMQYLKVYPLDASFDKPEDVPEEIRLNKRYQDASGYTISEVASNVADDFGTIDILVHALANAPEVKKPLLETSRKGYLAALSASSYSFISLLAYFGPIMSADSAALTLTYLASERVVPGYGGGMSSAKAALESDTRTLAWEAGRKWGIRVNAISAGPLASRAARAIGFIDDMIAYSQANAPLIKDLSAEEIGNSSAFLLSSLASGITGVTLYVDNGMHAMGIAVDSQALHPMGAVR; translated from the coding sequence ATGCTTCCGATCAACCTAAAAGGCAAGAAGGCTTTTATTGCAGGAATTGGAGATGACCAAGGTTTTGGCTGGGCAATTGCTAAAGCGCTTGCTGAAGCAGGTGCTGAGATTATCATCGGTACTTGGACTCCTCTTTTAAAGATTTTCAACTCTGCTTGGAATGCAGGAAAATTTGATGCTTCCCGTATGCTCTCCGATGGGAGCCTTATGCAATATCTAAAAGTATACCCTTTAGATGCGTCTTTTGATAAACCAGAAGATGTACCTGAAGAAATCCGCCTAAATAAACGCTATCAAGATGCTTCTGGATATACCATTTCTGAAGTAGCTTCTAATGTAGCAGATGATTTTGGAACCATTGATATTTTAGTGCATGCGTTAGCTAATGCACCTGAAGTGAAAAAACCTCTTTTAGAAACATCTAGAAAAGGGTATTTAGCAGCTTTGAGCGCTTCTAGTTATTCTTTTATCAGCTTGCTTGCGTATTTTGGGCCCATTATGAGTGCAGATAGCGCAGCTTTGACTTTAACCTATTTAGCATCTGAGCGTGTTGTGCCAGGTTATGGTGGTGGGATGAGCTCTGCCAAAGCAGCACTTGAGAGCGATACACGCACACTAGCATGGGAGGCAGGAAGAAAGTGGGGAATCCGCGTTAATGCAATTTCTGCAGGGCCCTTAGCTAGCAGAGCTGCTCGAGCTATTGGGTTTATCGATGATATGATTGCTTATTCTCAAGCGAATGCTCCTTTAATTAAAGATTTATCCGCAGAAGAAATAGGCAATAGCTCTGCTTTTCTTTTATCTTCTTTAGCCTCTGGTATTACAGGTGTCACTCTTTATGTGGACAATGGAATGCATGCTATGGGAATAGCTGTTGATAGTCAAGCACTGCATCCTATGGGTGCAGTTCGCTAA
- a CDS encoding OsmC family protein, with protein MPEASLVTDAPKAISGLGEFFSPIDLMAISVASCMLTMMGYKAKELKIDLEGSYLRLTKEMQVAPLRRLKLIDMEFFCPRVFSKIVTDQLIQAAERCPVIHSLHLEIQKKAIYHWGDNK; from the coding sequence ATGCCAGAGGCATCGTTAGTTACGGATGCTCCCAAAGCTATTTCAGGATTGGGTGAGTTTTTTTCTCCAATAGATTTAATGGCAATTAGTGTGGCATCCTGTATGCTAACTATGATGGGATATAAAGCTAAAGAGCTGAAAATTGATTTAGAAGGAAGTTATTTGCGGTTAACAAAAGAGATGCAAGTAGCGCCTCTTCGTAGGCTTAAACTCATTGATATGGAATTTTTTTGTCCAAGGGTTTTTTCTAAAATAGTTACAGATCAGCTCATCCAAGCAGCAGAGAGATGTCCTGTAATTCATAGCTTGCATCTAGAAATACAAAAAAAAGCGATCTACCATTGGGGGGATAACAAGTGA